The Arachis hypogaea cultivar Tifrunner chromosome 16, arahy.Tifrunner.gnm2.J5K5, whole genome shotgun sequence genome contains a region encoding:
- the LOC112754339 gene encoding leucine-rich repeat receptor protein kinase HPCA1-like, whose product MYCPPSPSPFNSRFLVSAPRCYCLLTRVPFFELHFEMLYSHFNKNQLSGASKLFSSDMVLIHVLFNGNDLSGSIPETLGLV is encoded by the exons ATGTATTGTCCTCCATCACCCAGTCCATTCAACAGCCGGTTTCTGGTTTCTGCACCACGCTGTTACTGTTTGCTGACTAGAGTTCCTTTCTTTGAGTTACACTTTGAGATGTTATACAG CCATTTCAATAAGAACCAGCTTTCAGGTGCCTCCAAACTTTTCAGCTCTGACATGGTGCTCATACATGT ATTATTTAATGGAAATGATTTATCTGGTTCTATACCCGAAACATTAGGACTAGTTTAG